Genomic segment of Gammaproteobacteria bacterium:
AGCGGTTTTTTATTGCCAGTTAAAAAACTTATTACATGCTGATCGTGGTATTCACCGCGCCGGCATCTTGTCCTGGGGCAAACCAACGCGTCGAGACAGTTTTAGTCTGGGTCCAGAAAGCAATTGCTTGCTTACCGTTCGGGCCCAAATCACCCAATTTAGAGCCGCGTGAACCGGTAAAGCTAAAGTATGCAACGGGCACCGGAATCGGAATATTAACGCCTAATTGACCGGCATCAGCTTCATTTTCAAAACGCTGAGCGTAATATCCTGAGTTAGTAAATATTGAAGCACCATTGCCGTTCGGGTTGGCATTAATGATTTCGATAGCTTGTTCAAAGGTATCGGCTTCTAAAACTAACAGTGCTGGGCCAAAGATTTCTTGGGTATAAATATCCATCTCGGTGGTTACGCCACTAAACATGGTTGGACCGACAAAATTACCTTTTTCATAACCAGCCACCACACAATTACGCCCATCAACCATTAAATTGGCGCCTTGCTCAACACCAGAATCAATGAGTTTAATGATCCGCTGTTTGGCTTGTGGCGTTATCACTGGGCCTAAATCGGCGCTGCGATCTGTGCCTGGGCCGACCTTCATTTCATGGCTACGTTTGGCTATTTCGTCAACCCACTGACGGGTTTCACCGACTAAAATAACCACTGAATTTGCCATACAGCGTTGTCCTGCCGCGCCATAGGCTGCGCCAAGAATATTATTGATTGCCTGATCTTTATCGCTATCTGGCATGATAATACAATGGTTTTTAGCACCCATCATACATTGCGCTCGTTTATTGTGGGCACTGGCATTTTGGTAAATATGGGTGCCAACATTAGTCGAGCCAATAAATGATACGGCTTTAATTAATGGGTGCTCACACAAACGGTTAGCCACTTCTGGGCCGCCGTGCACGACATTTAATACACCCGGTGGCACACCAGCTTCTAGCGCAAGTTCAGCCAATAATAAAGAGGCGGATGGATCTTGTTCCGAGGGTTTGAGCACAAACGTATTACCGGTTGCGATAGCCAGCGGAAACATAAAACAAGGCAACATTACCGGGAAATTAAAGGCGGTAATACCAGCGCCCACGCCTAGTGGCTTGTGCAAGGTATGCACGTCAACATTGCCGGCAACATTGCTGGCCATTTCACCCAGCTGTAACGAAGTAATCGAGCAAGCATGTTCAACTACTTCTAAACCACGGGCGACTTCACCTTCGGCATCTGGCAGGGTTTTACCATGCTCTAAAGTAATTAATTCAGCGAGTTTACTGGTGTTTTCACGGATTAAAAATTGCAGCTTTAGCATGATCCGCATGCGCTGACCCAGCGGCACTTTTTTCCACGACTGAAAGGCCTCATGGGCATTTTCAATCGCACTATCTACTTCGTCAAGTGTCGCAAAGGGGACCTGTGCAACGACTTCTTGAGTTGCGGGATTAACGACATCAATCCACTTGCCTGACGTGGACTCAACTTTTTGACCGTTGATGATCATTGGAATGCGGCGAACTGACATAATATATCCTTTTTTATTAGCGGACTAAGGGATCATCAAAGCGTTAGCGTTAGCGTTGGCGTTTACGTTTACGTTAATCCCAAGCATCAACTGAGCATAATGCTTAGGGGAACGCTTGACAAGAGCAGTGAGCGCAAGGCACCCTTGCATAAATGCAAGGCTACTCACGGTTAAATTTACCACTAACATAGGACACAATATTGATGAACTGGGATGATTTAAAAGTGTTTTTAGAAGTGGCCAGAGCAGAGACCTTATCCTTAGCCGCTAAAAGATTAAAATTAGATTCATCAACAGTTTCAAGAAGGGTCCATAAACTAGAGTCGTTATTGGAGACACAATTATTTGACCGCGGTGCGGGCGGCCACACCTTAACCCGTGATGGTCATGAATTACTAAAGACAGCGATTGTGATTGAACAGAAGACACAAAGCGCTCTTGAAATTTTGCAAGGAAGAAACCTGCAGGAGCAGGGCAATGTTAGGCTCGGCACGACGGATGCTTTTGGTAGTTTTTTTATCGCGCCAAATCTTGGCGGGTTTTTCAACAGCCATCCTAATATCACCGTTGATTTATTGCCGCTACAGCGTTTTGTTAAATTAACTCAACATGAAGCTGATTTGGCGGTAACGATTGAAAAGCCTAAAAATGAGCTGTTAGTTGTTTCAAAATTGTCGGATTACCGTTTGCGGATGTATGCCAGTAAACGCTATGTAGCAGAGCATGGTGAGATTAGTAACCTGGAGCAATTGAGTCAGCATTCGTTGATTGGTTATGTTGATGATTTACTGTTTAGCGATCAACTGAGTTACTTAAATCATTACTTGAGTGATATCGAACCTATTTTTAGAAGTACCAGTGTTATTTCGCAATTTAGCGCGGTTGAGCAGGGATTAGGAGTGGCAATTTTACCCTGTTTTTTAGCGGATAAATCAGACCAATTAGTGCGGGTGCTCGATCAGATCAATCTTACTCGCAGTTTTTGGATTGCTGCGCCCAGTGATCGGATGCGTCTAGCTAGAGTTAGTCATCTGTGGCACTACCTTAAGCAAACAGCCCAAGACTCACAAGATATCTTGATGGGTACTTAATCGGTGGATCGTATCAGGCCGTAAGATACTTAAGCTTTTATATTAACGTGATTGCCCAGGTTAGCGCTTGGCTGCGGACTGGCCATTACGTGTTGAGTACTGGCGGCTGATTCAATTAATTGCAATGCCATTTTACCATTCGCTTCTTGCAAATTTTTTGCAAGGGAAGCCGTTAGTAATTGCTGGCCACTGTTTGAGTTGGTTGCTGAAACGCTAGACATAATAGACCCTTTTATGAGTGATGTTTTACTGCCCAGAATTGTTCTCGTGAGCCAATGTAATAATGACTATGATCCTAAACTAACAAAATCGCGCCAATTAATAAAGGGCATGAGCCTGCTCTGTCCTTGACCTGAATCGTTAATTAAACGAGTAGCAGCGATCAGTTGAGTGTAAATATATATTTCTACAGCTAAATTTTTATATTGTTAATGTTTTAATTAATGGGCCATCGGTAGGAATTAGGATCGGCAACGAGCTATCCTAAATCTACACAATGGCGCAGTTAGGTGCTTATCCGATGAGCGGCGAAGCATCTAACTGCAGGTATGACAAAAGAACAGCTAGCTTCTTACTTTGTTATGGTATTTCTTTAATAAGCCCAAGATATATTGCGGCGCGTGATTGCGCTTCCACACCCCCGCAGCATATTTGTTGGCTTCACTCATCGTAGGGTAAAGGTGAATCGTGCCGAGAATTTTATTTAAGCCTAAATTATATTTCATTGCCGTAACGTACTCGGTGAGCAACTCACTGGCGTTGTGACCCACAATAGTGACGCCGAGTATTTTATCTGTGGTGCCTGCGGTGATCACTTTAATCCAGCCTTTGGCTTGGTTGTCGGCAATTGCGCGGTCTAAATCATCAATATCATACCGAGTGACACAATAATCGATGCCTTGCTCAGCGGCCTCGGTTTCATTAAGACCTACTCGGGCGACTTCTGGATCAACGAAGGTCGCCCAAGGAATAACTCGGTAATCAACCGCAAACTTTTTGAATCGACCAAATAAGGCGTTGACCGCGCTATACCACGCTTGATGTGCCGCGACATGGGTAAATTGATAAGGGCCAGTAACATCGCCTACGGCGTAAATATTAGGATAATTGGTTTGCAGATATTTATTGACCGCAATGGTTTTATTTGGCCGCAATGTTATGTCTAACTGCTCTAGCCCAAAACCAGCCGTATTAGCACTACGGCCGACTGCTATTAAAATGTGATCAAATTCGATCGCCACTTCTCGTTCTTGAACCTGACAAATAAGCCGCTGGCAGCCGTCAGTTACTTCAACGCGTAACGCTTGATGATTAGTTAGCACGTCGATGCCCTCATCAATAAATTGCTGCTTAATATATTCGCTAACCTCGGGATCTTCACGCGGCATGATCCGATCAAACAATTCAACTTGGCTGACTTGACTGCCCAATCGCGCAAAGGCTTGCGTTAGCTCGCTGCCAATTGGACCACCGCCTAAAACAATCAATCGCTGCGGCAGCTCGGTTAATTGCCACAAATTATCGGACGTCAGGTAATTTACTTGATCTAGCCCGCTGATTGGCGGCACAAAAGGTCTAGCGCCAGTGGCAATAATGATTTGAGCGGTCGTGAAAGGCTTACCATCAATCTCGACTGTCCAAGGATCAACAATATGGGCGGTTGCTTGTTTTACATCAACACCTAACTTGCTATAGCGCTCAACAGAGTCATGGGGTTCAATTTTTTTGATTACTTGATGGACGCGGGCCATGATCTTGGCGAAGTTGACCGTGGTTGTTGATTGTTCAAAGCCTAGTTGCTCGGACTTTTTTACTTCATGGGCAAATTTGGCGGCTTTAATTAAGGCTTTTGATGGCACGCAGCCAGTATTAAGACAGTCGCCACCCATTTGATGCTTTTCAACGAGGGCAACCTTAGCATTAACAGCAGCGCCGATATAAGAGCTTACTAAACCACCGGCACCAGCACCGATAACAATAAGATTGTAATCGAAAGACTTAGGTCGCTGATAAGGGCGATAAATACGATTAGCTTGCAGTTTGTCGAGCAGTCGCTTGGTCAGCAACGGCATTACCCCTAATAGCGCAAATGCCGCTAATAAAGGCGCAGAAATAAGGCCACTGAGATCGTTTACTTGACCTAGTTGGGTGCCGGCAAACACAAACGCTAGCGTGCCAGGTAACATGCCTAATTGACTGACGATAAAATAACGTTTAGTTGAAATTGAGGTGACCCCCATGACCAAGTTGACGATAAAAAATGGGAAAATCGGTACTAAGCGCAGGCCAAATAAATAAAAGTTACCTTCATTATCTATGCCTTGGTTGATGGTAGTTAGCTGCTGTTTGAATTTTTTGTTTATTTTGTCGCGCAATAAATAGCGCGAACTTAAAAAAGCTAGGGTCGCGCCAAGCGTACTGGCAAATGAGACTAACAACGTGCCATATACCAGGCCAAATAATGCACCCGCAATTAGGGTGAGGATCGCCGCGCCGGGCAACGAAGCGCCAGTTATGATGACGTAGGCGACAAAGAACGTAATAGTGGTGAGCCAAGGAGACTTGGTTAAATTTTGTTCGAATTCACTTTGGTGACTTTTTATGTAGTCAAGGTTGAGATACTGATCCCAGCCTAATAAGAAGAATAGCCCTATAATAAGCGCCAAGGTCGTAATTAAGATGACTTTTGATTTATTCATTTTTGTACTCGCAACTTTCATGGATAACTTATATAGACAGGCTAAGTGGTATAAAAAATTTCACCGCTGGCACTTTTTTATTTTCCCGTTTAATTAGCTGTAAATAAAGATATTTGGGTCTAATCCTATTTGTTTTCAGTCATTACTCGCTATTTTTGTGACGAATCGTACGAAAATAAATCAACTATCTTTTTTAATAAGTTCAGTCTCTTGTGCTATTCAGATCAAAAGTCGTCAATTGTGTCTTGACGTGTCTTCCTCATCCCCCTAAAATTGTTTAAAGTGGCAATAAGTGTCACAAAGTGGATTTATTGGGATTATAACAAGGGAAACATAGATGTTTCGTGGCACGACCGCTATTAATCTCGATGTAAAAGGACGCTTAACGATGCCAACTGTGTATCGCGAAGTAGTGCGCTTGCAAGGGGAAGGGAAAATGGTCTGTACTATCGATATTAAACGTCCTTGCTTGATGTTATATCCAATAAACCAATGGCAACCAATAGAAGAAAAATTGATGCTGTTGTCTGATTTTGAACCGCAAGAAGCGGCGATCAAGAGTTTAATTCTTGGTAATGCTAATGACTGCGAGATGGATAAAAATGGCCGGGTATTATTGCCGGCTCCATTAAGACAACATGCTGACTTTGATAAAAAATTAATGTTGGTTGGTAAAGTAAATAAATTTGAATTATGGGATGAAACTCAATGGTTGGCACAAACGCAAGAGCACTTAGCGTTAGTGAAATCGATTGATTTCAGCACATCAGTTCGCTTAAAGGATCTAGCACTTTAGATTATGACTCAACAATTTTCTCACGTTACCGTTTTACTCGATGAAGCGCTAGACGGACTAACGATAAAATCTGACGGCATCTATATTGACGCGACTTTTGGTCGTGGCGGTCATTCACGTAAGCTCTTATCAAAATTGGGCCCAGACGGTCGGTTATTTGGTATCGATCGTGATCCAACAGCGATTGCCGTGGCCAAAGAGCTTGAGCTTGAAGACTCACGCTTTCGCATTCTCGCCGGACCATTTTCTCAGTTGGCAAGTTATGTCGAAGATCTTGACTTAACGGGTCAAATTGACGGTGTATTAATGGATTTGGGCGTATCTTCTCCCCAGCTCGATGACGCTGAGCGTGGCTTTAGCTTTATGCGTGACGGCCCACTTGATATGCGAATGGATCCAACCACTGGCCGCAGCGCGGCGCAGTGGTTGGCACAAGCTGATGTCGATGAGATTGCTTATGTGATCAAAAACTTTGGCGAAGAAAACTGGGCGACTCATATTGCGCGCTCGATTGTCGCCGATCGTCAAGAAACGCCGTTTGAAACCACCAAGCAACTCGCTGATTTTGTGGCGCGAGTGGTGCCGAAAAAAGATCGTAACAAGCATCCGGCTACCCGAACG
This window contains:
- a CDS encoding CoA-acylating methylmalonate-semialdehyde dehydrogenase — encoded protein: MSVRRIPMIINGQKVESTSGKWIDVVNPATQEVVAQVPFATLDEVDSAIENAHEAFQSWKKVPLGQRMRIMLKLQFLIRENTSKLAELITLEHGKTLPDAEGEVARGLEVVEHACSITSLQLGEMASNVAGNVDVHTLHKPLGVGAGITAFNFPVMLPCFMFPLAIATGNTFVLKPSEQDPSASLLLAELALEAGVPPGVLNVVHGGPEVANRLCEHPLIKAVSFIGSTNVGTHIYQNASAHNKRAQCMMGAKNHCIIMPDSDKDQAINNILGAAYGAAGQRCMANSVVILVGETRQWVDEIAKRSHEMKVGPGTDRSADLGPVITPQAKQRIIKLIDSGVEQGANLMVDGRNCVVAGYEKGNFVGPTMFSGVTTEMDIYTQEIFGPALLVLEADTFEQAIEIINANPNGNGASIFTNSGYYAQRFENEADAGQLGVNIPIPVPVAYFSFTGSRGSKLGDLGPNGKQAIAFWTQTKTVSTRWFAPGQDAGAVNTTISM
- a CDS encoding LysR family transcriptional regulator; amino-acid sequence: MNWDDLKVFLEVARAETLSLAAKRLKLDSSTVSRRVHKLESLLETQLFDRGAGGHTLTRDGHELLKTAIVIEQKTQSALEILQGRNLQEQGNVRLGTTDAFGSFFIAPNLGGFFNSHPNITVDLLPLQRFVKLTQHEADLAVTIEKPKNELLVVSKLSDYRLRMYASKRYVAEHGEISNLEQLSQHSLIGYVDDLLFSDQLSYLNHYLSDIEPIFRSTSVISQFSAVEQGLGVAILPCFLADKSDQLVRVLDQINLTRSFWIAAPSDRMRLARVSHLWHYLKQTAQDSQDILMGT
- a CDS encoding FAD-dependent oxidoreductase, encoding MNKSKVILITTLALIIGLFFLLGWDQYLNLDYIKSHQSEFEQNLTKSPWLTTITFFVAYVIITGASLPGAAILTLIAGALFGLVYGTLLVSFASTLGATLAFLSSRYLLRDKINKKFKQQLTTINQGIDNEGNFYLFGLRLVPIFPFFIVNLVMGVTSISTKRYFIVSQLGMLPGTLAFVFAGTQLGQVNDLSGLISAPLLAAFALLGVMPLLTKRLLDKLQANRIYRPYQRPKSFDYNLIVIGAGAGGLVSSYIGAAVNAKVALVEKHQMGGDCLNTGCVPSKALIKAAKFAHEVKKSEQLGFEQSTTTVNFAKIMARVHQVIKKIEPHDSVERYSKLGVDVKQATAHIVDPWTVEIDGKPFTTAQIIIATGARPFVPPISGLDQVNYLTSDNLWQLTELPQRLIVLGGGPIGSELTQAFARLGSQVSQVELFDRIMPREDPEVSEYIKQQFIDEGIDVLTNHQALRVEVTDGCQRLICQVQEREVAIEFDHILIAVGRSANTAGFGLEQLDITLRPNKTIAVNKYLQTNYPNIYAVGDVTGPYQFTHVAAHQAWYSAVNALFGRFKKFAVDYRVIPWATFVDPEVARVGLNETEAAEQGIDYCVTRYDIDDLDRAIADNQAKGWIKVITAGTTDKILGVTIVGHNASELLTEYVTAMKYNLGLNKILGTIHLYPTMSEANKYAAGVWKRNHAPQYILGLLKKYHNKVRS
- the mraZ gene encoding division/cell wall cluster transcriptional repressor MraZ → MFRGTTAINLDVKGRLTMPTVYREVVRLQGEGKMVCTIDIKRPCLMLYPINQWQPIEEKLMLLSDFEPQEAAIKSLILGNANDCEMDKNGRVLLPAPLRQHADFDKKLMLVGKVNKFELWDETQWLAQTQEHLALVKSIDFSTSVRLKDLAL
- the rsmH gene encoding 16S rRNA (cytosine(1402)-N(4))-methyltransferase RsmH; translation: MTQQFSHVTVLLDEALDGLTIKSDGIYIDATFGRGGHSRKLLSKLGPDGRLFGIDRDPTAIAVAKELELEDSRFRILAGPFSQLASYVEDLDLTGQIDGVLMDLGVSSPQLDDAERGFSFMRDGPLDMRMDPTTGRSAAQWLAQADVDEIAYVIKNFGEENWATHIARSIVADRQETPFETTKQLADFVARVVPKKDRNKHPATRTFQAIRIYINSELEEIEQALLASIDVLKSEGRLSVISFHSLEDRIVKRFIRKQSKGKEVPFGLPMTEDELNKSRNFKAIGKAIKPSKDEIDVNPRSRSSVLRLAQKL